In a single window of the Aquarana catesbeiana isolate 2022-GZ linkage group LG13, ASM4218655v1, whole genome shotgun sequence genome:
- the LOC141116975 gene encoding uncharacterized protein produces MAESQQVRDNCRNEEEEESPDPDTSRSRRRRFKATNMSFGEMLEMVDIMKKSDYEGKYGPYPNPNIRKAKIMAKVIKSLHKNFGVRRSKDQLRKRWSDLKLREPEQYRKIRRVLQKREKRLGGHPSSEETTDPPPLEEGELTPTQEEQEEEEDVVEIGTTTGDRDVRDPERFTSESAQILIGEIMGCNVELQNIQQKINDVIKKNNNIIDVLGRI; encoded by the exons atggcggagtcacagcaggtgcgtgataattgcaggaacgaggaggaggaggaaagcccggatccggacacgtcccgatccagaaggagacgttttaaggccacaaatatgtcctttggggagatgttggagatggtcgacatcatgaagaagtccgactatgagggaaagtatgggccttaccccaaccccaatatcagaaaggccaagatcatggcgaaagtgatcaaaagtctgcacaagaattttggggtacgacgatcgaaagatcagctcaggaagcggtggtcggacctgaaattgagagagccagagcagtaccgaaagatccggagagtgctgcaaaaaa gggagaaaagactcggaggacacccctcatccgaggagaccacagaccccccacctctggaagaaggggaactaacaccaacccaagaagagcaggaggaagaagaagatgtggtggagattggcaccacaacag gtgatcgtgatgtgagggatccagaacgtttcacatcagaaagtgcccagatcctgatcggggagatcatggggtgtaatgtagaactgcaaaacatacagcaaaaaatcaatgatgtgattaaaaaaaataataacatcattgatgttttggggcgaatttaa